Genomic segment of Veillonella parvula DSM 2008:
CATTAACAGCTACACATAAAATGTATTTGAATGAACGTGAGATTGCCCCTGATCAATTGGGTAATGAAATTCAAGGGATTGTTGCAAAAGAACCTCAACAGGCATTTATTGTACGTGCCTCTGAGGATATTGCATATAAGGACGTTATCAATATTTTAGATAATCTTAAAATTAGTGGTGCTCGGTTTGTTAGCGTAGCTACAGAACGGAAGTGATTCTATGGTAGACAAACGATATGGAATTCCTTTCGTAGCTGCATTGGTATTAAATCTTGTATATTGGGGTGTTGTAGGTGATTGGTTTAGTCATATAAAACCTCCAGAAACACAAAAAAAAGACTTGGTTATCAACCTCGATATGGGGCAGCAAGAACCTCCTCAAGAAAAGAAGGATCCTGAGAAACTAAAGATTCACCCTGACGACAAACCCGTCGCAGGGGGCGGTAAAGCAGGTAGTGTGTTGCCTGATTTATCGGGAAAGCCGACAGAAGGCTTAAAAAATCTGAATCCTTACTTAGGTGGCAATGAGACGGCATCAGTCAATTTGAATGGTAATACTGATAATCCTGTTGGTAATCTAGGAAGTGGCAA
This window contains:
- a CDS encoding ExbD/TolR family protein; this translates as MKRSSVGIQKEPTIMIIPMIDIVFFLLVFFMMSTLYMNTEEQIPLNLPKASSSSAKTIEPITISLTATHKMYLNEREIAPDQLGNEIQGIVAKEPQQAFIVRASEDIAYKDVINILDNLKISGARFVSVATERK